Part of the Oncorhynchus tshawytscha isolate Ot180627B linkage group LG07, Otsh_v2.0, whole genome shotgun sequence genome, TTACTAAGTGGAAATTGATTGACCATCTGATGTCATTGATTTGCCAGAGAGTCCAATCACCTGTTTCCTGGGTGGGAAGGAGTCCCTAGAATTGAATGCAGTAGTGACGGGGCCCTCCAGGACCAGAATTGAATAGCCCTGTTCGACATTTGGTACAACCAACATAGTGCAACGCAACGCTTGTCTGGCTTTACAGCAGCACCTCCTGCTGGTGCATAAGGGCACGACGTGGCCTTGCTCAATAACCCCCCTTTCTTTAGCAATAAGAGTCTGACAGAGACTCATCAACGCAGCAGCATGCCAGgcctgctgcttctctctcccttagATTCCCGGCATTAATATACACTCTATTACAgaagtagaacacacacacacgcatgcatgacgtgtgtgtgtgtgttctgtggcaGCTAAATGCCTTTTCAGGTTCTCCTCGCATGCTGGGGCCACAGCAGTCGcagtgctgactgactgactgactgcgtCTATCTACAATACAAGCAATGCACCTCTTCGACCAGCTACACGCAAATTATGACTCCAAACAAAATCCGCAAACATGTTTGTTTTTCCTTGTGTATATGTTTAATGATCATGATGATTAACTGGAAAAGTGCAGACGAGGAATCTCAGTGAGGTGGAAGAGTTTGTTTAGATACGAGCACAAACAAACCTCGTCAAGCACATTTGGAATAATTACATTATGCTTCTTTTCTCCCAGTTGTTAGTTAATCCTCAGAATATGTCATACTGGACCGTGTCTGTCAGGGACTCTGCACAGCTCTTAGAACTGAAACTTAAAGGGAAAACCCACTCAAAACAATCATTTGGTGGTTGTTTCATTAGTCTACTGCTGATACAGTCCCAAACTTGACTGCTGGCAAGCGAAACATTTTTCAGGATAATTTGCGTCATCATGATGATGTATTTGGagacactttgcttcttgaaactCCCaacatcttgaaaacttgactgttGACcttcaaaacattttgggactgtatcaacagtggactaatgaaacaaataccaaattATAGTTTTTTAAGTGGATTTGCCCATTAACTGCGCATCATGAAGGGAACCAACTAATGGCAGCTTTCTGGGGACAGGGGGACCAACAGGAAGGGGACACCACAGACAGCAGAGCCACTTCCTGTGTCACCAGAGCCACTGCTCACTAGGCTTAATGTTTGTGTGACTGACTAGTACTCAGTCCCAGTCATTTCAGCCATTTCTGGAAAAGTGTCACTCTCTCGTTCCTCTACCAAGAGCATTGGTGTGTATCATGGCGGACCAGCGTCGAATCATTTATTGGGATTTATATAACCCAATGACATGAGTTAAAGCAACAGCCCCGAGGCCTGTTCTGTGGTGCTCGTCTTTAAGAGAACCTCTGCTGTGACTCCCTAACTGTCTGTTACTCTGACTGTCGCATCACGTGGTCAACGTCAAAacggtcctgtcctgtctgtcacgGTGACATCATTTGCATTTTCTGTAGTCCGAACTCTGATTTGTGACAGAATGTGACAGAATGTTTTGATTGGTCAAGGTCAGTGGGAGGCGGGATGCTCTCGTGATTGACAGCTCTAACGCCCGGTCTGAGATCAGGATCGTCAATGACAGGGCTCAAGAGAACCctcaggggagaagagaagaacaaCTAGTTAAGACCGTTtctgtctttccccctctccttatcACCCTCCTCTCTTAGTACCTTTCTCCTTCTAGCattctccctctgttcccacagacacacaccttttCCTTACAAATATCCCTCTCTAGTTCCTCCCTTATTCCTTCCTCCCCACCCTGCAAACCCCAGGTATATAATTGTATTATTGCAATCCCAAATGCTCTGTAACAGGTGGTTGATTTcttaaatgtaatgttttatctCTGTGTGTATGTTCAGATGTGTTTTACATAGGTTTACTCCCCTTACCTCATCTTTGGCCACTGGGGCGATTAGGCATCAACACACGTCATACGAACACACACTTATGGGTGATGCTTTGTGGTTGGAGTCTCTGTTCACCTGGCTTCGCTGTATAGGAGCCGGGAGCCTCAGTCTCCACACCGTATTATCAGTTGAGCTCAAATCATTCATCGCACACTTGAAATTACAGTGTGCTCACGGACTGATTTGAGCGATGATGATTTTTTAAATTCTGATTTAACTATTGTGAAATATGCATTTCTTGCCCATTTGAAAACACgggacctaaaaaaaaaaaaaaaatgactgtaatgtcaaatatatttataGTTGTCTCTGTATTACCAGAGAATCCTATGTTAAGATGTACTTTGTACATACAATGTTGTACATTACAGAGGTACACTGTTTTTCTGGTACAATATTGTACAGTAATAGCAATAGTAGCTTAATCAAATAGGTCTTATATAATTCTATGTCTAGTTCTTGTAGTagacttttttttaaaataaacatcTCTTGCTATAAAAGGTCTCTGCGTTGGTGGGGAGATTATCATGACAGTGACGGTGACGATGGATTGCAATGCATCtggttctgtcttctctctctctcctctctctctctcacacacacacacacacacacacacacacacacacacacacacacacacacacacacactcataggaTGATACTTTTTGCATTCACCACTTGTGTCTACAGAAGTGCTGCATCCACATGACTGTATTACGGAGAGAGGGAGCAAACACGGCGCCCGTGTCGACGAAGAGATGGTCGTCTCCTCCATCAGAGACGTCCTATACCATAGATAGGCAACATATGTCCATTAGGGGTCAGGAGATCATTTAGTGTAGGAAACCAAAAGGAACACCCCTCACAGTTCTCTCGAATAGTCCAGACCTGGACATCATAATCAATATGAATATTATTATCTTTCCATCGTCAAAACCTGGATTTTCAAAATGGACGTTTCCAATAAATTACAGTAGGCCCTGTGAAATCAAGGCCAATGAGTTTTGTGGGAGGCAACCCGACTGTATAGAGCGATGTAGTAGGCAATATCAACCACTAGATGTCACCAGAGCCTACCTTTGAAGCCGGCTGGTTCAAAATTCGGACGTTACAGCACTGCACCGAAACTTTCATAGAATCGAAGGGTATCCATTATATTGATAAGATAGTCGAGTGATCGCTCTAACAATATACATACATGTCCTCAAAGGTGGAAGGCAGGGAAGTGGTGGGACCATTCTAGACAATGAAAGGGCAGGTACGCCCCTGAACAGCAGGTACAGTTGAGTTGGTTTCGTTCACTTATATCAGTGCACTCataacaacctaaccattacgAAACTTATATCAAataagcaattacattttttgtcaATCAAATTCGACCCTCTGTCATTGATCTCCATTCCAAAACGATTCAATTCATTTTTatggacagattttgggcagaGTAAATCGTATTTCCACCGAAATCTTCAAAGATAACCCCATTCAGTGACTGAGAATACATTGGGAATTGTCATCGGATTTGTTGGGAAACGTCAGAGAAATCCGAGTGTGCAATCGAATAGCGTTAGTTCGAAGTTGTTTGTCACTTCTCGCCACTGTGGGGAGAATCGAGGCTGGTAGGATACTTTTATTCAATTAATAGagccttttttttgggggggggggcaattggCAATACTTTCCTATCCGTTTTCAAAGATGTATTTGACTGTTGTCTGCAGTGttgtgtagaaaatagttttatgGGTCTATTTGCAGTGTTTAACAATGCCCTGTCAGAAATCTCATCACATGTGACAACACCTGGCGGGTCCCGTATGAGAACGTTTTACATTGCATCCTCGGCTGCAACAGATGTGTATCAACGGTACCGTAGACGTATGATTCGGGCCAGTTATATGTATCATGTAATGTAACCGGTAGTCTCTCTATTCAATCGACAATTTGAGAACTTGGTTCACTTGTTTACCTTTCCGACAGCAGCGAAGTCCACATTTCCTCTGACTGCATATGAATCCCTTCATTCTTGATTTCCTGTCAATGGGTTTCATTCTGAAGAGAAAGTGTTTCTGTTCTTGACACACAGCCTACATTCCATACCTCAGCCAACCAGACCCCTCCAAAAAGGACAGAGAAAATGATGGTGAGCACAGCCAACTACCTGTGGTCACTGGAAGATGTGCTTGGGCAGGGGACCACTGCCAGAATCTATAAGGCCCGCAACAAGGTAGGACTCCAAACTCCCCCTTACAAAAAAGATTGCAGTTAACACTTCTTCGGTGGGGTTTATAGGCGCTTGGCATTCAATGTTATGGTACATTACCACCTATtgtactggagtgtgggccagagacagggagaacatttttttattattgaacatttctttaactaggcaagtccgttaagaacaaattcttatttacaatgacggcctaccctggccaaacccagacgacgctgggccaattgtgctgcgccctatgggactcacaatcagcCTTTCGTGTTGTCACATGTGATGAGATTTCTGACAGGGCATTGTTAAACACTGCAAATAGACCcataaaactattttctacacaaCACTGCAGACAATAGTCAAATACATCTTTGAAAACGGATAGGAAAGTATTGCCAATTTTGTCCACCCCCCCACAAAAAAGGCTCTATTAATTGAATAAAAGTATCCTACCAGCCTCGATTCTCCCCACAGTGGCGAGAAGTGACAAACAACTAACGCTATTCGATTGCACACTCGGATTTCTCTGACGTTTCCCAACAAATCCGATGACAATTCCCAATGTATTCTCAGTCACTGAATGGGGTTATCTTTGAAGATTTCGGTGGAAATACGATATAATGGCTAAACAAGCACTTAGTAGTGGGTGTTGATGTTGTAGTTTTAATGAGCAAGGCAGAGGCAAAAatcctgatatggacagtgatggtgcagagatagcaggagcagtggaatagagatactaagggcaggcatttatttcaagtacagaggaaagttggggaggggaggatggcaggAAGGGACATAAGAGAGGAGGCTATTTTtacaagattaagggtgggacacagccagtagattaagggtgggacacagccagtagattaagggtgggacacagccagtagattaagggtgggacacagccagtagattaagggtgggacacagcgggtagattaagggtgggacacagccagtagattaagggtgggacacagcgggtagattaagggtgggacacagcgggtagattaagggtgggacacagccagtagattaagggtgggacacagccagtagattaagggtgggacacagcgggtagattaagggtggggcacagccagtagattaagggtgggacacagccagtagattaagggtgggacacagccagtagattaagggtgggacacagcgggtagattaagggtgggacacagcgggtagattaagggtgggacacagcgggtagattaagggtgggacacagccagtagattaagggtgggacacagccagtagattaagggtgggacacagcgggtagattaagggtgggacacagcgggtagattaagggtgggacacagcgggtagattaagggtgggacacagcgggtagattaagggtgggacacagccagtagattaagggtgggacacagccagtagattaagggtgggacacaacCAGTTGATTAAGGGTAGgccacagccagtagattaagggtgggacacagcggGTAGATTAAGGGTAGGCCACAGCCATTAGATTAAGGGTGGGTCACACAGCGGGTAGATTAAGGGTAGgccacagccagtagattaagggtgggacacagcgggtagattaagggtgggacacagcgggtagattaagggtgggacacagccagtagattaagggtgggacacagccagtagattaagggtgggacacagccagtagattaagggtgggacacagccagtagattaagggtgggacacagccagtagattaagggtgggacacagccagtagattaagggtgggacacagccagtagattaagggtgggacacagccagtagattaagggtgggacacagcgggtagattaagggtgggacacagccagtagattaagggtgggacacagccagtagattaagggtgggacacagccagtagattaagggtgggacacagccagtagattaaggttgggacacagccagtagattaagggtgggacacagccagtagattaagggtgggacacagccagtagattaagggtgggacacagccagtagattaagggtgggacacagccagtaggttaagggtgggacacagccagtagattaagggtgggacacagccagtagattaagggtgggacacagccagtagattaagggtgggacacagccagtagattaagggtgggacacagccagtagattaagggtgggacacagccagtagattaagggtgggacacagccagttgtATAAGACCTTAAATGTGATAGGAAAGCATCCAACAGGAAAGTGTGATTATTGACAGGAAACAGAGACCGTGGAGCATGTATTGCTACAGTGTGGGGAgtatcagagggaaagagagaggctgacaTCTAGTATGAGGGAGAATGAGATACAGGAAATGAGTTCAGAGTATATTGAGTAGAACGTAATTAGATGTAGTCCCAAATATGTTATCTTTAAGAGCAACAGGCCTGGCAGGTAGTttttgaggcgtcactacagacaccttggTTTCGAAAGgctgattgtgagtcccatagggcgcagcacaattggcccagcgtcgtctgggtttggccagggtaggccgtcattgtaaataagaatttgttcttaacggacttgcctagttaaataaatgttcaataataaaaaaatgttctccctgtctctggcccacactccagtacaATAGGTGGTAATGCACCATAACATTGGATGCCAAGCGCCTATAAACCCCACCGAAGAAGTGTTAACTGCAATCTTTTTTGTAAGGGGGAGTTTGGAGTCCTACCTTGTTGCGGGCCTTATAGATGCTGGCAGTGGTCCCCTGCCCAAGCACATCTTCCAGTGACCACAGGTAGTTGGCTGTGCTCACCATCATTTTCTCTGTCCTTTTTGGAGGGGTCTGGTTGGCTGAGGTATGGAATGTAGGCTGTGTGTCAAGAACAGAAACACTTTCTCTTCAGAATGAAACCCATTGACAGGAAATCAAGAATGAAGGGATTCATATGCAGTCAGAGGAAATGTGGACTTCGCTGCTGTCGGAAAGGTAAACAAGTGAACCAAGTTCTCAAATTGTCGAGTGAATAGAGAGACTACCGGTTACATTACATGATACATATAACTGGCCCGAATCATACGTCTACGGTACCGTTGATACACATCTGTTGCAGCCGAGGATGCAATGTAAAACGTTCTCATACGGGACCCGCCACTTTGCCCTTCCAAACACCCACCTGTCTACTCCATCCActgacacctcctcctccctactgtgaATACTATGAGGTAATGATCACTCCCTACTGTCGACTCCTCCCATACCTCCCACTCACAGATTCCTGCCATCGCATTAGATACCAGAGTGTACATCAATCCTGGTCCCTCGGCCATCATTCAGGCACACTAGATCTTTCATTTCTATCAGATGTTTCCATCACTTGGCCATTTCCATCTATCCGTTTTCCCCCAAGAGCGTGTTGTGGGCATTAAAACCCACACCACATTACCTTAGTTCTATTCTGGCCCTCCACCCTGTCCAGCACTTCCAGGTCCAATATCTGTTCACTATCACCCCTCCTCtcaaccacaccaccaccacatattCCTGTTAATTACCTCTGCTGAGCATCCTGTAGGCAAGTCCACCCCCCCCCACAAATCACATCAGGCTTAACTGGCACATCCACAATGAACTGCTTGAACTCCTACCCATCAGCCAACAGGCTTCGGGCATTCCATTGTAGTACTAACTAAGATCCAGTAATACATGACTCCACTCTCGGCTGATTGAGGTCATCTCCAACCTCTTCCCAGGTCAACCCTGTCACACTCGGATGTCTCCCAGCAGATTTCACTATTAGCTGAATCCTCTCTGTTTTAGACTCTACTTTAGCAGTGCTATTGATAGCTCCTGCTATGAACATCACCAGCTTTCTCTTATCTATGTATACCATATTGATGCTCCAACCCATGTCTCCCTGGAACCTGCATCTCCCTGGACCaccctcactgcctcagcatatggcACTTGTTGCACCTCCGCTACCTGCTTCCTTGCCTCACACCCACTAGATGCCACGCTATGAGCACCCCCACAGCTGCAGCGCGTAGGTTGTTCACCATCCCCACACTTCCCATACTCATGCTCCCCTCCACACCTGGCACCTTTTCTCTTTACAGGCTGTTGCCACATGCCCAAACTTCTGGCAGTTCTAATATCTTCAAGGCTTCGGTACATAAGCCCTCCCCTAATAACTCGTATATCCTATGGTCACTTTGTCAGTAACCGGTCCTTGGAAGGGTAACAGAATTGACGGGCTGTCTCCTCTCACTCCACCCCTTGTTGCTGGCAACCTTTGAACATCCACTAGAGCTCTTCCTCTCAAGTTGTGGCTTTCCTCTTTTATTGCCGACACTCACAGGCCGCGAACTtcgcgggaactggaacacgctgtcgtacacgtcgatccagagcatcactAACATGCTCAATGTTTGTTGTCAGTAGCTGTTTGTTGTCAGTAGCTTATGCTggccataccataaccctaccgccaccatggggcactctgttcacaacgttgacatccgcAAACCGCtagcccacacaacaccatactcATGGTCTGCGGTGAGGGTGGttgaatgtactgccaaattctctaaaacatcggtgtttctctggcaacagctctggtggacattcctgcagtcagcgtgcCAATTGCAAGCTTCACCAAAACTTGAGagatctgtgacattgtgttgtgtgacaaaactgcacattttagagtgaccttttattgtccccagcacaaggtgcacctgtgtaataatcatgctgtttaatcagcttctttatatgccacagaagttaggaaccaatatacacaggcagttcggaaagcaaaggctagctttttcaaacagaaacttcaaaaagttctgggacactgtaaagtccattgagAATAACAgcgcctcctcccagctgcccactgcactgaggctaggaaacaatgtcaccaccaataaatccatgacaattgagaatttcaagcattaagcatttttctacgactggtcttgctttccacctggctacccctatcccgatcaacagccctgcaccccccacagcaatttGCCCAAGCATCccccagtctctatgggggtgccacggggttcaattctcgggccgactctttactctgtatatatcaatgatgtcgctcttgctgctggtgattctctgatccacctctacgcagacgacaccattctgtatacttctggcccttcttggacactgtgttaactaacctccaggcgagcttcaatgccatacaactctccttccgtggtctccgactgctcttaaatgcaagtaaaactaaatgcttgCTTTTTAACCGATCGCTaccagcacctgcccgcccgtccagcatcactactctggacggttctgacttagaatatgtggacatctacaaatacctaggtgtctggctagactgttaactctccttccagactcacattaagcatctccaatccaaagttaaatctagaattggcttcctatttcgcaacaaagcatccttcactcatgctgccaaacgtagcctcgtaaaactgactatcctaccaaccctagacttcggcgatgtcatttacaaaatagcctccaacactactcagtaaactggatgtagtctatcacagtgccttttgttttgtcaccaaagccccatatactacccaccactgcgacctgtatgctctcgttggctggccctcgcttcatgttcatcgccaaacccactagctccaggtcatctataagtctttgctaggtaaagccccaacttatctcagctcactggtcaccatagcaacacccacgcatagcacacgctccagcaggtatatttcactggtcaccccaaagccaattcctccttcggccgcctttccttccagttctctgctgccaatgactggaacaaattgcaaaaatcactgaagctggagactcatatctccctcactagctttaagcaccagctgtcagagcagctcacagatcactgcacctgtacaaagcccatttgtaaatagcccatccaactacctcatccccatactgttgttttttttcttctcctttgcaccccgctacttgcacattcatcttctgcacatctgtcactccagtgtttaattgctaaattgtcattatttcaccactatggcctatttattgccttagtATCTTACCTcgtttgcacacaatgtatatagactttttccctattgtgttattgactgcacattcgtttattccatgtgtaactctgtgttgtttgtgtcgtactgctttgctttatcttggcctggtcgcagttgtaaatgagatcttgttctcaactggcctacctggttaaataaaaaaaaatggatggattatcttggcaaaggagaaatgctcaccaaccggatgtaaacaaatttgtgcacaacatttgagagtaataagctttttgtgcatacggaacatttctgggatcttttatttcagctcatgaaacatgggaccatcactttacatgttgcgtttatatttcaaACACATCAAAGGGTGAGTGAGATGTCATGCGATCGCTAACTTTTGATAACTAACTTGTGTGTGTAGATGACAGGGCAGCAGGTTGCGGGGAAGGTGTTTAAACTGATGAGCTACAGTCGTCCGTACGAGGTTCAGATAAGAGAGTTCGAGATGCTCAGGAGACTCAACCACAACAACATCGTCAAGCTCTTCTCCGTGGAGGAGgtgaggatgggaggagaggaagaggggtagCAACAAACAGTTTTTTACCTTCATCAAACCTGATTAGtcatgcccccccctctctctctctgtctgtagctgaGGAGTAAACAGAGGGTGTTGGTGATGGAGTATTGTTCAGGAGGCAGTCTGCTGGTGGAGCCAGAGAACGCCTTCGGTCTACCAGAACCAGAGCTCCTCATAGTACTACATTGTGTGGGTCAGTGTGGGTGGAGGCGAAGAGAGGTTAGGAGCCGGGGGATGAGAaggtgtgcccccccccccaatcatTTGGATGAACCATTCGTCCTATTTCTTCTAGTGCACGGGATGAACCATCTGCGTGAGAACAGGGTGGTGCATCGGGATATTAAGCCTGGGAACATCATTCGTCAGGTGGGAGAGGACGGGAGGTCCATCTATAAGCTAACAGAATTTGGAGCGGCCAGAGAACTAGAGGACGATGAGAAGTTTGTCTCCCTCTACGGGACAGAGGAATacgtggtgagagagagagaggggtggtggaggagagaaaaCGGGGAGGctacagggagaagaggggaaaggTAAACGACAgcttagtttattaggatccccattagctactgcacatgctgcagctactcttcctgtggtccacatAAAATGTACAAGTACATGACAAAGTACAGGGCTGTTATAGACAAGAACAACGGGACGGAGAGGAGAGATTACTTCGAATGTTGTCTCAGACCTGTCTGAGCGTGCAGTGTTTCCTAAGCCTCAGCAGATAACATAAGGTAGGGCTAGTTATAGTatttagcgtgtgtgtgtgtgtgtgtgtgtgtgtggcactcaGACATATATGAGTGTGCAGTGCTGCGGAAACCCCAGCAGAAGGCCTATGGTGTGAGTGTTGACCTGTGGAGTATTGGAGTGACGTTTTACCACGCTGCCGCCAGTACTTCACCCTTCACACCCTACGGAGGACCCCGCAAGAACAAGCCCACcatgtgagtctgtgtgtgttgtgtgtttcatAGCTCcaacagttggtgtgtgtgtaattaCGATGGGCAACCTGGAATTACATTGAAATGAACAAGTTATTGCCATTTTATTGATTTGGGATTCATCAAAACACAACACCAGATGAAACAGGACAGGACAATAAAACGCTGGTGTCTTCCTTCTCCTCTGCTCCCACTCTCCCCCTGTCGGTGCCGTGCAGGTATAAGGTCACCACAGAGAAGCCGGTTGGGGCCATTGCTGGAGTCTAGAGGGTTGACGACGGCCCTATAGAGTGGAGTTACCGCCTGCCACAGAGCTGCCAGCTCTCAGTCAGTACCTCTCACTCTTCcacttcttctccccctcccctctgtgtGTAGGGGTCTGAGTGGTCAACTGGTGCCAGTGTTAGCTGGGATACTGGAGGCAGACCAGGAGAAGTGTTGGGCATTTGGCCAGTTATTTTTTGCCACCACAGAGATACTACAGAGAGTCTCAGTCCATCTGTTCTGCCTGCAACAGGCCGCAGCTCACCGCATATACATTCACCACCACAACACGTGAGtatacacccaaacacacacacttgccaGTCTTCACTCACACCCACCTGtgccccccccacacctctcccgTCTCCCAGGGTGGCCATCTTCCGTGAAGAGGTGGCGTGTCAGACAGGGGTGGGGCTGGAGCAACAGCACTTTCTGTACCTGGGTCATGACCTTTCCCTGGAGGGCTCCATGAAGATGGTCAACTTCCCCCCGACCTCGCCCTTCCAGCCCCTACTGCTGCTCAGCCACGCCCCAGAGACACACGCTGAACTCCCCTACAGAGAATGTAAACTGATCCTCCTGGTCCCTTTGGCCCAGACCCTTAAATCactaacccccccccaaaaaaacctaAAACATTCACCATCCCCTAGCAACTACTGTGGCCCcgtctctaccccacacacacacacacacacacatttttttctcGAATTGATTCAAAACCTGTAAAAAAGTGTCTTGTCTTCTGTAGCAGAGATGCCCATTATCCCATCCCAGTTCGACGTTGTGGCTGACTGCTCTTTCTGCTCTTTCACTTCACACACAGGCCAATCATAGGATCCAGCAGTGTTTGACCAACTGGAAGAGACAGTTAAAACTCCCCGAATGATCTGTTGATGGTGGTGGTTTtctatttagtaaataaatcacTCTTATTAATCAACCCCTccccccctttttttctcccccattctcatcctctcctccctctcttttctcctctgtcTAGGTGATCGTAGGAGTGGTCCAGCAGTACCTGAGGATAATGCATTCcttacacacagacagagaggtgctCTTACACG contains:
- the LOC121846786 gene encoding inhibitor of nuclear factor kappa-B kinase subunit epsilon-like, whose protein sequence is MVSTANYLWSLEDVLGQGTTARIYKARNKMTGQQVAGKVFKLMSYSRPYEVQIREFEMLRRLNHNNIVKLFSVEELRSKQRVLVMEYCSGGSLLVEPENAFGLPEPELLIVLHCVGQCGWRRREVRSRGMRRCAPPPNHLDEPFVLFLLVHGMNHLRENRVVHRDIKPGNIIRQVGEDGRSIYKLTEFGAARELEDDEKFVSLYGTEEYVVREREGWWRRENGEATGRRGER